DNA sequence from the Sinomonas terrae genome:
CCACTCGGTGGATGAGGCCCGCGCCGCTGTCACGACCATGGAGCACCATGTGTTCGTCGCTGCCGACGCCGGCGCGAAGAAGAACCTCGTGCATGCACTCGCCTCGGGCCGGGGGCGGCGCGTGCTCTTCATGCGCACCAAGCACCACGCGAAGCGCCTCGCGAAGCAGCTCACGCAGTCGGGCATCCCCGCGGTCGACCTCCACGGCAACCTCTCGCAGAACGCGCGCGACCGCAACCTCGCCGATTTCTCGTCGGGGGCCGTGCGCGTGCTCGTCGCGACCGACGTCGCCGCGCGGGGTGTCCACGTCGACGACGTCGAGCTCGTGGTCCACGTCGATCCGCCGGCTGAGCACAAGTCATACCTGCACCGCTCGGGCCGAACTGCTCGCGCTGGGTCTGAGGGCGCAGTCGTCACGGTTGCGCTGCCCGAGCAGCAGCAGGAGGTCCGGCAGCTCCTGCGCAACGCGGGGGTCAAGGTCGAATTCCAGCCCGTCACCTCGTCGTCGGCCGCCGTCGCCCATCTCGTGGGTGAGCCGGCGGAGTACGTCGATCCAGCGGAGCGCGAGGCGGCCGTCGCAGCGAAGCAGCCGCGCCAGGGCGGCGGGACGTCGACCGGCGCGAACGCCCAGCGCAAGCGCTCGCGGCGTGGCCGCGGCGGTTCGGGCGCGGGGACTTCGGAGGGCCGGAGCGGGATGCCGCAGCGGACGACGACGCGGCGCGCGACTCAGGCCAAGGCGCCTATGCAGGGCAACCCGGCGCAGGGCAAGCCTGCACAGGGTTCCGCTGCCAAGAAGCCTTCCTCTGGGGCGCAGTCGAAGCCCAAGGCTTCGCACACCTCCGGGACGCATCACGCGTCCACTCGCTCCGCGGGACAGGGTGGCGCGCCGACCTCGACCCCGAGCCGCCGTGGTCCGCGTCGGGCCGGTGCTCCGGCTTCCAACACCCGTCGGGGCTGACCTTCAACCCCCTCCTCCGTGGTCTCCAGCGTCCGTACTGAGCTTGGCGCTTGACGCCACGGACGAGGCCGTTCTCTAACACTTAGCTATTTGCAATCGTGCAAGTCTTTTCCTTAGGCGACCGCCTCTACGGCGGTCGGGAACGGGAGAGATCGATGAAGCAGGCTGTCGCGCCACCTTCGCGTGCGTTTTCGACGGCATTGGCGCTAGCGATGGTTGTACTTGGAACTGCGGGATGTGCGCCCCGGCCGACCGCACCGCCTGCCCCATCTCTGGGAGAGCTGCCGGCCATAGATCGGACCATCGCGGCAGATGCGCGCGCCTCTCTCAACGAAGCCACCGGGGAGGTCTTCCTCCCCATGGACAAGTACTGGTACTCGGATCGGGAGAACACCCTCGTGAATGAGGCCGTGGCCTATCTCATCGAGGATTGTGTAAAGGCTCAAGGGCGCGCCATCCGTCCGTCACGCGGTTACACGACGGTTCTTCAGGACGAAACCTACGGGCAGTGGTCGCGGGGGCTGGCAGCTAAGAACGGGACCGAACGGGTGGTTCGCCTGATTCCGGGCCTGACTGAAGGCCGGGAATATCAGGTGAGCGCCGCCGACGACGAGGCGGGCACCCAGTGCTCGCGGTCAGTCGACCGTGCAGGCTTTCCCGAGCTCCTTGCCGGACTCGGCGGCGACACGTCCATCCAGCAGCGGATCCACCAGACCGCCCAGGTTCTGACAGAACGCGACCCCGAGTATCTCCGCTATCGGGAGGCATGGAAGGCCTGCGTTGAAGGCAAAGGGCTGACGGTGGTGGACACGTGGGGCATCGCGTCGGGTGCCAGCAAGGAGGACGACATCCGCGTGGCCCTCCTCGACATCGAATGCAAGGAGTCGAGCGGGGGCGCTAGGACGCCGTACGACATCCTCGCGCAGTACCAGGCCGCCCAGATGAAGGACCATCAAGCCGAGCTCAACGCGCTCGCCGAGCAAAAGGCAGCAGCCGTGGAGCGGGCGCGTCAGGTCCTGCGTGATCACGGCATTGCCGATGCGAAGCTGAATGAGACGCCGGACGCGAAGCTCTTAAGGCTCTCGGATGCCAAGCTCTGATCCCGCGCTTGGAGCGGCGATGCGACGGGTGCCACGATGGTGGCTCCTCCCCACCATCGCGGTTGTGGTCTTAGGTGGGCTTGTCGGGGCGTATTGGGCTGGAGCGGTCACCGCGGCAGGAGCGGACCCGGAACAGGCGACCACGGCTGCCGTCCCGGTTTCGGCTACGGTCGAACGGCGAGCCGTGGCGAAGCAGTTGGTCATTCCGGGGAAAGTCGTGGCAGGCGCCCAGACGGTGGTGAGCGCGAGTGCCACGCCCGGCGTCGACCGACTCGTGGTCACTTCGCTCGCCAAAGCGGTCGGCGACGATGTGACCCCCGGCGACCTCCTCGCCGTCGTATCCGGGCGGCCGCTGTTGGTCCTGCAAAGCCGCGTCCCGCTCTACCGGGACATCAACGACGGTGACAAGGGGCCGGACGTGGTCGGGTTGCAGGCCGCCCTCGCTGCCCTCGGCTATGCCTGCCCTTCCACGGGAACGTTCGACGCCGCGACCCAGCGAGCGCTGTCCAAGTTCTACGCGGCGGCGCGGAGCACGGCACCAACTGGCGATTCACCTTCGTCGGTGGCGTTTCATTGGCGCGAATTCGTGCAGATCCCCGGAGACAAAGGAAAGATCTCATCCATCTCCGAATCTGGGACCATCCTCGACGACGGCATCGTGGCCCGCGTCACGATCGCGGACGACACGATCGTGGCGCGCGCAGACCTTCTGCAGGCCGACTCCTTCGCTCCCGGTACTCCCGTGACTGTCCGAGCAGGATCGGCGGCGCTGGAGGTGAAGGTGGCGCAGGTCAGCGGCTTCAAGGACGGGGATCCGAACCAGAACCCGGTGCCGGGAAAGGACATCGTGCTGCCCGTGTCGAGCGGTACGGCGGGGTTCGCGGCCAATCAGTCCGTGACCGTAACAGCGGGCCCTCCGGCAGCCGAATCGCTCGCCGTCCCGCTGATTGCCATCCGTCAGGAGGCGGGGAAGGCGTACGTTGAGGTCGAGTCAGGGGCGGTCTTCAGGAGGGTGGATATCAAGGTCACAGCCCAATCCGAGGGCTGGGCTGCATTGGCCGATGTGGAGGGACTTTCCCCGGGCGATCGAGTGAGGCTCCCTTGAGGGAAGCGCGCTCGCCAGCCGAGAAGGCTGCCACAGAACCAGCGCCGCTCCTCAGCCTTCGTGGCATCTCTCGCGAGTTCCCGGGCGCGAAGGCCCTCGCCGGAGTGGATCTGGACATCCACGAGGGGGAGTTCGTCGCGATCGTTGGGCCATCCGGCTCGGGCAAGTCGACCCTTCTCAATGTGCTCGGCGTCCTGGACACGCCCACCTCTGGGACGTATCGGATCCACGGCACCGACGTCGCACTGCTCCGCGAGCAGCAGCGAAGCGAGGAACGGGCACAGACCTTCGGATTCGTCTTCCAGGACTCCCACATGGTCGGGCGCGACCCAGCTGCCCGCAATGCTGTGCTCGGCCTGCGCGCACGGGGGATCAGCCTCGCGGTCCAGAAGCGCCTCGTGGGTCCCGTGCTCGAGAGGTTCGGACTAGCCCATCGTGCCGGTACCCCAGCATCCCTGCTCTCCGGCGGCGAACGGCAGCGCCTCGCCATAGCCCGAGCGGTGATCGGGTCTCCCGAAGTGGTCCTTGCCGACGAGCCCACAGGTAGCCTCGACACGGCCAACGGGGAGATCGTCCTGAGGCATCTGCGCGAACTCCATCGCAAAGGAACCACGGTCATCCTGGTGACCCACGATCCCGCAATAGCTGCGTCCGCGGATCGCGTGGTGACGATGCGAGAC
Encoded proteins:
- a CDS encoding DEAD/DEAH box helicase, giving the protein MPAPTFASLGVPAVLDRTLAAQGIESPFPIQTATLPDTLAGRDVLGRGRTGSGKTLAFAIPLVARLDAAGAAVVRAPRRPLGLVLAPTRELATQINATVEPLAKAAGLTTTVIYGGVSQMRQERALNAGVDIVIACPGRLEDLGRQRLIDLGHVQITVLDEADHMADLGFLPVVRRLLDATPKDAQRLLFSATLDNGVDALVKRYLHNPLTHSVDEARAAVTTMEHHVFVAADAGAKKNLVHALASGRGRRVLFMRTKHHAKRLAKQLTQSGIPAVDLHGNLSQNARDRNLADFSSGAVRVLVATDVAARGVHVDDVELVVHVDPPAEHKSYLHRSGRTARAGSEGAVVTVALPEQQQEVRQLLRNAGVKVEFQPVTSSSAAVAHLVGEPAEYVDPAEREAAVAAKQPRQGGGTSTGANAQRKRSRRGRGGSGAGTSEGRSGMPQRTTTRRATQAKAPMQGNPAQGKPAQGSAAKKPSSGAQSKPKASHTSGTHHASTRSAGQGGAPTSTPSRRGPRRAGAPASNTRRG